The Asticcacaulis excentricus CB 48 genomic sequence TGCGACTTGTTCAGGATCTTGATCTGATAGTTGTTGCGCACGCTGCCGTCGGACAGGCGCACAAACTGCGGGGCACGGGCGTGGTTGACCGTTAGTTCGCTCAGCGGGCGCAGCACAATGGCGGTCAGCATCAGGCTGCCCACGACCGACAGGATCAGGGCATAGGCCACGGTGCGCGGCCGCACCCAGCGCATCTTTTGCCGCGGCACGACGGTCTTGCCGCTTTTACGGTGAGCGATATCGAGCGTGCGATAGCCTTCGCGGCGCTGACGCTGGTTCGACTCGGTGTCATAACGGATCAGACCGCGCGGCAGGTCGATCTTGTCCATCACGCTGTTGCACGCGTCGATGCAAAGGCCGCACGAGATGCACTGCATCTGAAGCCCATCACGAATGTCGATGCCCATGGGGCAGACGATGACGCAGGAATCACAGTCGATACAGTGGCCCTTGCCGTCCCAGCTTTCCCCCTTCTTGTGCTTGCCGCGCGGTTCGCCACGTTCGGCCTCGTAAGTGATGATAAGGGTGTCCTTGTCGAACATGGCCGACTGAAAGCGCGCATAAGGGCACATATAGGTGCAGACGTTTTCGCGCGCGAAGCCGGCCATGAAATAGGTCGAAAGCGTCAGGGCGATGATCCAGCCCAGCACCGACCACGACACATCCAGATGCCACAGGTCGCTGAAGAGGGTGGGCGCGTCATTGAAATAGAAGACCCACGCCCCGCCGGTGACGGCCCCGATCAGCAGCCAGATCAGGTGGGTCAGCGCTTTTTTCCATAGCTTTTCGAGCGTCCACGCGCATTCGTCCAGCTTGCGCCGCGCATTGCGGTCGCCTTGCACGAAGCGTTCGACCCATACGAACAGGTCGGTCCACACGGTCTGCGGGCAGGCATAGCCGCACCACGCCCGGCCCAGCAGGGCCGTGGCGAAGAACAGGCCGATGGCGGCGAGTATCAGCACGCCGACCAGCAGATAGACCTCCTGTGGCCAGATTTCGATGCCG encodes the following:
- the ccoG gene encoding cytochrome c oxidase accessory protein CcoG; the encoded protein is MSLFETARKIYPRRVKGTFRSLKWLSMIVLLGLYYAAPWLRWDRGPHVPDQAILVDLVGQRGYFFGIEIWPQEVYLLVGVLILAAIGLFFATALLGRAWCGYACPQTVWTDLFVWVERFVQGDRNARRKLDECAWTLEKLWKKALTHLIWLLIGAVTGGAWVFYFNDAPTLFSDLWHLDVSWSVLGWIIALTLSTYFMAGFARENVCTYMCPYARFQSAMFDKDTLIITYEAERGEPRGKHKKGESWDGKGHCIDCDSCVIVCPMGIDIRDGLQMQCISCGLCIDACNSVMDKIDLPRGLIRYDTESNQRQRREGYRTLDIAHRKSGKTVVPRQKMRWVRPRTVAYALILSVVGSLMLTAIVLRPLSELTVNHARAPQFVRLSDGSVRNNYQIKILNKSHDDRAYRLTTQGLSQARMEVLAAGDETVETLHVPANSVASFRVRVDTPEATTHGRSNIRFLLSDTRNSAQNLGNTPESARHDSYFIR